TATATTAAATGAAATTTCCGGATTTGAAAAATTATTAAAGTACTTATTGGGAACTGTAAGTGTAAATAATCAAGTAATCGATATAATGACTCCTAATTATGACAGAATTATAGAACTAATTTGTGATAAATTAAAACTATCAACTACATTAGGATTTTCGGGGAATATGTATCAAACTTTTAATGAAAATATACTAAAACAACCTTATGATTTTTTTTCTAAAAGCGTTCCTTTAGTAAGATTATTTAAGCCACATGGATCAGTTAATTGGATAAAAAAGAATGAGAGAGAATATCAGATTAATGATTATAAGTTACTAAAAGATAACAAGTGCTATATAGATATTATTACACCAGGCAGTATGAAATATAAGTCAGGAATGATTAACGGTATTTTTAGATGTCATAGGGAAATTTTTAATGAATTGATAACAGACTCTAAAAAGAATTTTTCTATATTTATTTATGGATATGGATTCAATGACCAGCATTTTAATACAGTATTCGAGGATACTCAAAAGGATGTGGTTGTCTTGACAAGGACTATTAAAAAATCATTTTTAGATAGAGCAATGAAAAACGAAAACTGGACTTTATTTTATAAATATGAAGATAAAGAAGAAAATACAGAAGAAGGAAATTATATGGTATATAAAGGCAAAAAATATAATATAAATAAGGAATTGTGGGATATAAATGTATTTTCAGAAACTTTTTTAGGGTAGGAGGAAATTATGGAAGATATTCAAAATTATTTAAATCAAGAAATTGGAGTTGTTCAAAATGTTGATACCAAGAAAGTATCTGTATCAGTAGAAAAGGAAGAAATTTTAAATAGGTTAAAAATAAATGATATAGTTGTTTTATCTGGAAATAATGCAGATGAAAAACTAATTGGAATAGTAACTAGAGTAAGTAAAAAGAGAATTGACATCGATGATGAAGAAACTGAAGAACAAGAGTATTCATTTAACTTTTGTAATATAACTTTAGTAGGTACCTTTTATAAAAAACTGTCTTCAACTAAACAAAATATTTTTAAAAGAGCGGTGAATACTTACCCTGAAATCAATAGCAAGGTTTATTTGGCAGATGGTAAAGCACTCTCTATTATTATGAACTCTCTTGAAAATGAGATATCTTCAGAAAAAAGATTAATCATTGGCAAATATGCAAGTAATAAAACGGTTGAAGCAATTTTGGATGGAAATAGATTTTTTCAAAGACACGCAACCATAGTGGGTAGTACTGGAAGTGGAAAATCTTTTACTGTAGCAAATATTCTTGAGAAGGCGAATGAGTTGGAACATGCTAATTTAATTGTTTTTGATTTGCATGGTGAATACAATGAATTAAGTTATGCTGAACAAATAAAAATTTGTGACTCTGAGGATGGATTACATATTCCTTTGTGGTTTTTTAATTATGAAGAAATTCATTCTTTATTTATTGAATCTTCGGAAGGGACATCTACAAATCAAAGAGCTGCAGTAATTAAATATATTTTAGAGCATAAGAAAAGGTATCTTGAAGACAATATGGCTGGATTTTCTTCTGAAATAATTACAGCAGATACTCCGATTCCTTTTTTAGCAAAAGGGTTAAAAGACTATTTAGAAGATGAAAATATAAAAGAAGAATTCACAGGTGATATTATTCAAAGTGGTCCAAATAAAGGAAAAGAAAAAACAAAACAGGGGCAATATTATGGCAAGCTAACTAATCTCATTACGAGATTACAGACAAAAATAGACGATAAAAAATATGGGTTTGTATTTAATGAGAGTAACACTGGAAGAGCTGAATATTTGAAAGAATTTATTGATAAAATAATGGGGCTAGATAAAAAAGTAAAAGTAATAGATTTATCAGAAGTCCCATCAGATATGTTACCTATGATAATAGGTATTGTAACAAGGTTGGTATATGAAGTTCAATTTTGGATGTCGCCTAAAACAGATGAGACTCGACATCCTATAGCCTTCATTTGCGATGAAGCACACTTATACATGCCGAGAGATACAACAAAATTGAAAGCGGTTGAGAACAAATCACTGGAGATATTTGAAAAAATCTCTAAGGAGGGGAGAAAATATGGTGTTTCATTGGTGATTGTTTCTCAAAGACCTGCAGAACTAAATTCCACTATCATATCTCAATGCAATAATATTATAAGTTTGAAAATTACGAATGATAGAGATAAATCGGCAGTAGCAACTATGTTAACTGATTCATTGGTAGGTTTGGTTGAAACATTACCTAATCTTGATGTTGGAGAATGTATTGTTATTGGAGATTCAATTAAATTACCTACTAAAATTATTTTAGACAAACCTAAGGAAGAGCCCAAAAGTTCAACTATTGATTTTTGGGACAGATGGATAGATGGAAAAGGTACAGTTTTCAATATTGATGAAGCAATTAAATGTATGATTAAACAGACAAGGTAGGGGGAGAAGAGAATATAGAAAACTATCTCTCCATCTCCTTACCCATATAAATTCCATAATTTTTTCGTATCTTGTAAAGCTCGTCCATAGTAGATTTTGAGGAAGAATACTCTTGCATTAGGGTATTCTTTTTTTCTTGTAATTTATCAAGCTCAGCTAAAATATCCTTTGAATTTGGGAGCTTGGAATAGGATTTTTTTAGTTCTGAAAGGGCATTTTCATATAGGGTAATCTGAGCTTTGTACTCTTCAAAAAATGACTTATCAGACGAATTTGCCTTATATTCCTTGTAGTATGCCCTGTATTTTTTAACGGTATTAACTTGTTCCATAGTGGCAGAAAGCAACAGCATTTCCTTATCAATAACCTTGATTTTATCCTGTAAATTTTGCCTTTCGTCGGCTGCTTTTTGGATGTACTCATCAAGTTGCTTAACGGATTTAATACCTTGTTCTCTGAGGAAGATAACAGACTCAGCCATTGTATGAAGGTTATGTTTGGTTGCCCAATATTCATAGCCTTTGCTTTCTTTTACTTTAACATTTGTGTTCATATCAATAACATTGCCAATGCGTTTTTTGACGGCAGGGGTTTTAATAGACGATATTTCTGCAATGTGTTCTTTTAACCTTTCTTCAGTATAATCTTCTCCGATTGTTTTAGATCTTGTAAATCTCGGCTTATCTTTCGGTTTAAAAGCAATGTGTTTGCCATACTTAATTTCATAGCCAAGATCAGCCATTGTCTTTATAAAATCGTCCCAATCCTTAGACTGTTTAATCATTCTATCAATGTCAAATTGAAGCTTACTTTTCCAAGAAGTGCCATGTTTTGCCTGTTCGTTTTCATACCAAGATTTACCGTTAATCATATATTTTTTCTTATAGCTTTCGTAAAACTCGTCAATGACAGATAGGTTATTTTCTTTGCATAACTTATCGCTCTGATAACGGATTCTATGATAGCTTTTCTTGTTAGACTGGTAGCACCTACCTGTTACCATATTTACATTATTAAAGATGATGTGATTGTGGATATGTCCCTTATCTATGTGAGTAGATAAGACAAATTCGTACTCATCTTTGAGTATCTTTTTACACAGCTCCATACCAATCTGGTGATCCAATTCAGGACTTGTTTCTCCCGGTAAAAATGATTGAATGAGATGTCGTGAAAGAACGGTTCCTTTTGTTCCTGCGTCATTTCGTGTCCTTAAAAATTGTGTATGAGCAGTTGATTCGTGGCATTTATGAGTGCTTACTAATAGCTGCTCGTCTGTTTTATCTCCATTTACAATGTAGTCAATGGCAAGATTAAGCGTTGATTTTATTGGGTGTATTTTTGTAATAGCCATTATTATTCACCTCCCGTTTCAGATGTTCTTTTCAGAAGTAGTGAATGAATTTGCCACAGCTCTTTTGAGAAATGTTCAATCTCTTTTTTTATATCACTGATGTCCTCTTTGTAGATTACGCCTGTCGAATTTACTCGCTTTGCAATCTGATTGATGTTGTTTGTTGCATTGGAAAGTAAGCCTTGTAAATCCCGGAAAGGCTCTAAATCTACCTGATAAATCTCCTTTTCCAAAACGCATTTGCGAATAAAATGGCTCATATTTCTACACTTTGAAAGTTTTCTTTTCTCTTCAAAAAGAGCCTTTTCTTCTTCAGTTAGTTTAATTTCAAGTCTTTCGTTTCGTATTCTATTTGCCATAGGTATTTCCTCCTTTAGGTGTATTTCGGGGTCTTAGGGTTCTCCCTAACAAGCTAAAAATTGATAAAAAAAGAAGCAGATCCCAAAGGGCTGCTTCGTCAATTTTTCCGTAAGTGTCCGTACACTTACTGTGCTTGCTACAAAAGAATGAATTAGATAGCAAGCATTAAGCTAATTTAAAATCTATGATTTAATTATACCAGATAAGAGTGATAATGTCAGCATAAAAAATTTTAGAGTTGCAAAAGAAAAGTAATCATTTTTAAACATGATCGCTCCTACTGATTTTTAAATATTGAACTTATACAACTGTTATGTTATAATAGAAACAGATAGAACAGAAATAACAGTCGGAGGATATGGAAGATGAATATACAGATTAATAATTCAAGTGATGATCCGATTTATTTGCAGATAAAAAATCAAATAAAGGCACAGATTATTTCGGGAGAATTAAAGGTTGGGGAGCAATTGCCATCCATTAGATTTTTAGCTAAAGAACTTCGAGTGAGTATGATTACTGCTAAAAGAGCTTTTGATGAACTGGAACTTGATGGTTTCATTAATTCAGTGCAAGGAAAAGGTAATTTTGTTGCGGCTCAGAATAGAGAACTTATTCGTGAAGAATATTTAAAGCGAATTGAATCAAAGCTGCAAGAGGTTGTTGAGCTTTCGGAAATTGCAGGTGTATCCAATGATGAATTGGTACAGATGCTTAAGAGTTATGTGGAGGGGAAATATGAGTAATTATGCTATTGAAATTAAAAACTTGGTTAAAAAGTTTGATGGCTTTACATTAGGGCCGATAGATTTGTCTATTCCTAAAGGGACTATCGTCGGATACATTGGTCAAAACGGAGCAGGTAAAAGTACAACAATAAAATTGTTATTAGGATTGCTTAAAATAGATTCAGGAGAAATTAAAATTTTAGGTTGTGATAATCCTAACAGTATTGAGTTGAAAGATAAACTTGGAGTCGTGTTCGATGAGTTATTAGTGCCGGAAGAGATGACACTTGTTGATTTGGAAAAATTTTGTTCAAGGGTCTATTCAAAGTGGGATAGAGAATTGTTCTATCAATTAAAAAAGAAATTTAATTTATCTGAAAAACAGACTATTAAAAATTATTCTCGTGGAATGAGAATGAAATTATCTATGGCAGTAGCTTTATCTCATAATGCTGAAATTCTTATATTGGATGAAGCTACAAGTGGATTGGATCCAATTGTAAGGGAGGAAATTTTAGATTTGCTTCTTGACTTTATGCAAGAAGAAAATCACACAATTCTAATCTCTTCACATATTCTATCGGATTTAGAGAAGGTGGCAGACTATATCGCTTTTATCAATGATGGTAAGGTTCTTTTTGTGGAAACAAAGGATGGACTAAAGGAAAACTATGGTATCTGTACTTTATCTAATGAAGAAGTTAAAAATCTTGATGAAGAAGCCATTATTGGAAGAAGGGTACACTCATTTGGACAAGAGCTGCTTGTTAAAAGAAATCTTATTCCGGATGGAATAACATTACAAAAACCGTCTATCGAAGATATTATGATTTATTTTGTGAAAGGAGATAAAAGGTAATGACTGCATTGATATTAAAAGATATAGCTACTTTAAAAAAGACGCTGCTATTGACGATTACTATTTGTATTGCACTCGCTGTGTATGGGATATATGAAAATGCGATTTTTATGATTCCACTTATATGTGCAATGATACCGTTAATTTTAACTGCTATCGCTTTTGGCTATGATACGAAATCGAAGTTTGAACAATTCGCCTTTTCGATGCCTATTAAAAAGAGCAGCTTTGTATTAAGTAAATTGTTTTTTGCGTTTGTATTTGGGTTAGTCGGTTCAGTATGTTTATTTGTTCTATTTATAGTTAAAAATGAGATGTCGATAGATAACATCGTATTTATCTCACTGATTACATTAGTTGCAAGTGTTTTAATGTCAGCTATTCAACTACCGTTTATCCTAAAATATGGTGCTGAAAAGGGCAGGCTGATTATGGTGATAACCTACTTTGCAATATTTGCTCTATCCACTTTTTTAAAAGAAAAATCAGATTTACTTGCGAATATGGTGGAGCTTTTCAGTAAGTATTCAATGGTAATGATTTTTATTGGAATAGTCTTGGTAGGACTTGTTACTATAGGGATTGCCATAAAAATATCTATTTCAATTATGGATAAAAAAGAATATTAGAGAAAATTAGGATGGATTACAAAAGAATTTAGCAGGAGTGAATCATAAAAGATATAAGGAGTGGATGGGAAAATGCAAAAAAACATTTATTGCATTATAAAGATTGATAAGATTATGAATAACCCTTTTTCTTATATTGCATTCTACAATATCTCATCCTTATGCATATTCCGTTGAACAATTAAAAATATTTCTTAGAAGAAAGTATTTCTTTCATTTTAGAGGACTTCTTATGTTTAGATGCAGGAGTCCTCCTTTTTTTGCCTGAAAACAAGCAGACAAAAAAGAATGGAGGAAACTTTATGGCAAAAGAGTATTACCTTTATGTCAGAGGACAAAAGGTGAAAGTCAGTGAAGATATTTATAAAGTCTACTGGCAGGAAAAAGAACACGAAAAGTATTTAGAGCAGGTGGACAAGAAAAACCACTTGCTCTTTTTTTCATCATTGGATCATGACGGACACTTTGTAGATAATATTGTTGATGAAAGTGTTGATGTAGAAAAGATTGTTGAAACACAGATGATGATTGAAGCAGTCAGAAATGCTATATCAAGGCTTAATGCAGAAGAAAGAGATATTATTGAACGTTTGTATTTTAATGATGAAACTGTTCGTTCAGTAGCAAAGCTCAAAAGTATTACACATCCAGCTTTAATCAAAAGAAGAAACAAAATTCTTGAAAAGCTGAAAAAATTTATCGAAGAACTTTAAAACTTCGGTAACCAAAGGGGTCAAATTTTCCTTATGTAAAGTGAAGGGGAGTTTGACCTCCTTTACTTTCTTGAGTAAGAGATACACCTGCTTATGGCAAATAGGAAAATGTAAAGAAAACAATCCCTTTCAAATATTGCTCTTTGACAATTGAATAGACCAAGGTAGGACTTTATCTACTTGTGGAGAATTATGACTTACGCCATGACCTTTCTGCTGAAAGTAATTTCGGTTTTATGAATACTGTGTTAACCAAGGATACAAGAAAGCGAGCGGTAAATAAGAATACATAAAAAACAGAGGTGGCAATCTGTTCGATGATACAAGTAGTGATAATGATACTTCAATAGTTTAAGCTGCCTCGTCTGGAACAAGGGGCAGAGGTGAGATTCCTATGTAGCAGCCAATGCACCTACCAATGTCATAAAACTTAGTAAGAAAAATAATACTTGATTATAAAGAATTTAAATCGGAGGGGGTGTATTAGTGGATAATCACTGGAATGGATTGGCTGATTTGATAGCAAATCTGATTACAAAGTATGCTGGAGTTTTAGATTTAGATAATCTTCCAAATCCAACTCCAGTAAAAAATATTGAAGATAAAAATAAATTTGACATGGCAAAAACACAGATTGAGAGAAAGTAATAAAAGTGATATAATATACTTGAGATATAAGTCCAAACCATAATTGGTAAAAATATAAAGATATAGAAAAAAGAATATTGAGGTTAATGCTATGTCAAAAGAAAAAATAAAAGTATACCTCTATACAAGAGTATCTACATCAATACAGATAGACGGTTATTCTTTAGAGGCACAAAAATCAAGAATGAAAGCTTTTGCTCTCTATAATGATTATGAGATTATTGGTGAATACGAAGATGCAGGTAAGTCTGGAAAATCTATTGAGGGAAGAATACAGTTTACTCGCATGATGGAAGATATAAAATCCGGAAAGGATGGAGTATCTTTTGTTCTTGTGTTTAAGCTATCAAGATTTGCAAGAAATGCTGCTGATGTTTTATCAACTCTACAAACAATGCAAGATTTTGGAGTCAATTTAATTTGTGTTGAGGATGGGATTGATTCATCCAAAGATGCAGGCAAATTGATGATTTCAGTTTTATCAGCTGTGGCTGAAATTGAAAGAGAAAACATTCGTGTTCAAACAATGGAAGGTCGCATTCAAAAGGCAAGAGAGGGAAAATGGAACGGAGGGTTTGCCCCGTATGGGTATCAGCTTGTCGATGGAAAACTGTTTATCAATGAAGAAGAAGCTGTAGCTATAAGAACTATTTTCGATCAATATGTTAACACAACCATTGGAGCAAATGGACTTTCTAAATACCTAGAAAATCATGGAATAAGAAAAATTCCAAGACAGAATGGGAAAAATCCATTATTTGATGCGGGTCTTATAAGAAAGATATTAAAGAATCCGGTATATAACGGGAAGATAGCCTTTGGAAGAAGAACTTTAGAAAAAGTTCATGGTACAAGAAATGAATATAAGCAAGTTGAACAAGATGAATATTTAATAGCTGAAGGTATTCATGAAGCTATAATTTCTGATGAGCTATGGCAAGCAGCTCAAGTTAAGTTAAAATCTCAAGCAAAGAAATATGAGCATGTGAATAAAGGGAAAGATACACGCACACATCTGCTTTCAGGAATTGTAAAATGTCCAATATGTGGAGTGGGAATGTTTGGAAACAAGTGTATTAAGAAAAAGAAAGATGGTACAAAGTATAAAGATTTTTATTACTATGGCTGTAAACATAGGCATATGATAAGAGGTCATAAATGTACTTACAATAAACAAATCAGAGAAGAATTGTTAGATGATGCAGTTGCTGAGGTAATTATAAAGATAGTAAGCAATCCCAAATTTGCTTCTATGATGCAAGAAAAAATTAACATGAAGGTAGATACCTCTGAAATAGAAAAAGAGATAGATAATTACCAGAAAGAATTGAGGAAGAGCCATTCTACGAAATTTAAGCTAATTGAGGAAATAGATAATTTAGATGCTGATGATAAGCACTACAAACGAAGAAAACAGGACTTAGACGATAGACTTTATCGTATGTATGATAAGATTGAAGACTTAGAATCATTGTTAATTGATGCGAAAGCAAAGAAACAAACTATTGAAGCTGAGAAACTTACAGGAGATAACATATATAAGATTTTGATCTATTTTGATAAACTTTACAAGGTAATGAATGATGTAGAGCGTAGACAGTTAATTACAGCTTTGATTTCTGAAATTCAAATTTACGAAGAAAAGCAACCGAATGGGCAATGGCTAAAATCAATTACTTTTAAACTTCCTATCATCGATGGAGATTTAAATATAGGTTTGGACAATGATGAGCATGTTGAGTGTGTTGCTCTGCTAGTCAAGGAAGATATAAAATAGTTAGGAGAAAGGTTATAAAAAAGGTTATCTAGAATAAATAAAGTGGTAATTAGAGCGTAATAGTAAAAATGTGGAGGAGAATATGGAAAAGAGTACAGAAACTATTGAAGCTATTTTAGAGGCATATCAACAAGCTGATGATGATGCAACAGAAATTTTATCTTATATTAATTCTATTTCTAAACCAGTGGAACTAAAAGAATCATCCTTACCCTCATTGGTTAAAAATCTCGAAAATAAGGAATCAGATGTTACAAAAAAATATATGAGTTATGCATCCATAGTCGGGAGAACGGTCGCAGCAGCAGTAGGAACTTCGGTTACCACAGGAATGTTTTCCAGCGGGCTAGCTACTGGAGGGACAATGGCAGTTGGCGGACTGGGATTAGGAATGATTACTGGATTAAATATTTTATCTATTCCAGCATTGGCATTGCCACTCGCATTAAAAATGTTAAGGAATGCAAAAGTAAAAAGATATCAAAAAGATAACCAAGAATCAATGAGGCAAAAGAAGAAACTTGAAGAAGGAAAAAAGAAACTTACCATTTGGATTTCTAATTTACAACAG
This Streptococcus anginosus DNA region includes the following protein-coding sequences:
- a CDS encoding SIR2 family protein gives rise to the protein MNIDSEEFEPIFMDIKERYLSGVNFPKLIVGTGLSIAMNIPGMSKLAEKLGESFESIGDLELQKQWNKYKGKIKDEGLEAALLDVSISEESFVEIIREITSEFILDEEYNQHRDILNEISGFEKLLKYLLGTVSVNNQVIDIMTPNYDRIIELICDKLKLSTTLGFSGNMYQTFNENILKQPYDFFSKSVPLVRLFKPHGSVNWIKKNEREYQINDYKLLKDNKCYIDIITPGSMKYKSGMINGIFRCHREIFNELITDSKKNFSIFIYGYGFNDQHFNTVFEDTQKDVVVLTRTIKKSFLDRAMKNENWTLFYKYEDKEENTEEGNYMVYKGKKYNINKELWDINVFSETFLG
- a CDS encoding ATP-binding protein codes for the protein MEDIQNYLNQEIGVVQNVDTKKVSVSVEKEEILNRLKINDIVVLSGNNADEKLIGIVTRVSKKRIDIDDEETEEQEYSFNFCNITLVGTFYKKLSSTKQNIFKRAVNTYPEINSKVYLADGKALSIIMNSLENEISSEKRLIIGKYASNKTVEAILDGNRFFQRHATIVGSTGSGKSFTVANILEKANELEHANLIVFDLHGEYNELSYAEQIKICDSEDGLHIPLWFFNYEEIHSLFIESSEGTSTNQRAAVIKYILEHKKRYLEDNMAGFSSEIITADTPIPFLAKGLKDYLEDENIKEEFTGDIIQSGPNKGKEKTKQGQYYGKLTNLITRLQTKIDDKKYGFVFNESNTGRAEYLKEFIDKIMGLDKKVKVIDLSEVPSDMLPMIIGIVTRLVYEVQFWMSPKTDETRHPIAFICDEAHLYMPRDTTKLKAVENKSLEIFEKISKEGRKYGVSLVIVSQRPAELNSTIISQCNNIISLKITNDRDKSAVATMLTDSLVGLVETLPNLDVGECIVIGDSIKLPTKIILDKPKEEPKSSTIDFWDRWIDGKGTVFNIDEAIKCMIKQTR
- a CDS encoding relaxase/mobilization nuclease domain-containing protein; this translates as MAITKIHPIKSTLNLAIDYIVNGDKTDEQLLVSTHKCHESTAHTQFLRTRNDAGTKGTVLSRHLIQSFLPGETSPELDHQIGMELCKKILKDEYEFVLSTHIDKGHIHNHIIFNNVNMVTGRCYQSNKKSYHRIRYQSDKLCKENNLSVIDEFYESYKKKYMINGKSWYENEQAKHGTSWKSKLQFDIDRMIKQSKDWDDFIKTMADLGYEIKYGKHIAFKPKDKPRFTRSKTIGEDYTEERLKEHIAEISSIKTPAVKKRIGNVIDMNTNVKVKESKGYEYWATKHNLHTMAESVIFLREQGIKSVKQLDEYIQKAADERQNLQDKIKVIDKEMLLLSATMEQVNTVKKYRAYYKEYKANSSDKSFFEEYKAQITLYENALSELKKSYSKLPNSKDILAELDKLQEKKNTLMQEYSSSKSTMDELYKIRKNYGIYMGKEMER
- a CDS encoding plasmid mobilization protein, with amino-acid sequence MANRIRNERLEIKLTEEEKALFEEKRKLSKCRNMSHFIRKCVLEKEIYQVDLEPFRDLQGLLSNATNNINQIAKRVNSTGVIYKEDISDIKKEIEHFSKELWQIHSLLLKRTSETGGE
- a CDS encoding GntR family transcriptional regulator — encoded protein: MNIQINNSSDDPIYLQIKNQIKAQIISGELKVGEQLPSIRFLAKELRVSMITAKRAFDELELDGFINSVQGKGNFVAAQNRELIREEYLKRIESKLQEVVELSEIAGVSNDELVQMLKSYVEGKYE
- a CDS encoding ABC transporter ATP-binding protein, which codes for MSNYAIEIKNLVKKFDGFTLGPIDLSIPKGTIVGYIGQNGAGKSTTIKLLLGLLKIDSGEIKILGCDNPNSIELKDKLGVVFDELLVPEEMTLVDLEKFCSRVYSKWDRELFYQLKKKFNLSEKQTIKNYSRGMRMKLSMAVALSHNAEILILDEATSGLDPIVREEILDLLLDFMQEENHTILISSHILSDLEKVADYIAFINDGKVLFVETKDGLKENYGICTLSNEEVKNLDEEAIIGRRVHSFGQELLVKRNLIPDGITLQKPSIEDIMIYFVKGDKR
- a CDS encoding ABC-2 transporter permease, with the protein product MTALILKDIATLKKTLLLTITICIALAVYGIYENAIFMIPLICAMIPLILTAIAFGYDTKSKFEQFAFSMPIKKSSFVLSKLFFAFVFGLVGSVCLFVLFIVKNEMSIDNIVFISLITLVASVLMSAIQLPFILKYGAEKGRLIMVITYFAIFALSTFLKEKSDLLANMVELFSKYSMVMIFIGIVLVGLVTIGIAIKISISIMDKKEY
- a CDS encoding sigma-70 RNA polymerase sigma factor region 4 domain-containing protein codes for the protein MAKEYYLYVRGQKVKVSEDIYKVYWQEKEHEKYLEQVDKKNHLLFFSSLDHDGHFVDNIVDESVDVEKIVETQMMIEAVRNAISRLNAEERDIIERLYFNDETVRSVAKLKSITHPALIKRRNKILEKLKKFIEEL
- a CDS encoding recombinase family protein, which encodes MSKEKIKVYLYTRVSTSIQIDGYSLEAQKSRMKAFALYNDYEIIGEYEDAGKSGKSIEGRIQFTRMMEDIKSGKDGVSFVLVFKLSRFARNAADVLSTLQTMQDFGVNLICVEDGIDSSKDAGKLMISVLSAVAEIERENIRVQTMEGRIQKAREGKWNGGFAPYGYQLVDGKLFINEEEAVAIRTIFDQYVNTTIGANGLSKYLENHGIRKIPRQNGKNPLFDAGLIRKILKNPVYNGKIAFGRRTLEKVHGTRNEYKQVEQDEYLIAEGIHEAIISDELWQAAQVKLKSQAKKYEHVNKGKDTRTHLLSGIVKCPICGVGMFGNKCIKKKKDGTKYKDFYYYGCKHRHMIRGHKCTYNKQIREELLDDAVAEVIIKIVSNPKFASMMQEKINMKVDTSEIEKEIDNYQKELRKSHSTKFKLIEEIDNLDADDKHYKRRKQDLDDRLYRMYDKIEDLESLLIDAKAKKQTIEAEKLTGDNIYKILIYFDKLYKVMNDVERRQLITALISEIQIYEEKQPNGQWLKSITFKLPIIDGDLNIGLDNDEHVECVALLVKEDIK